A stretch of Synechococcus sp. MIT S9220 DNA encodes these proteins:
- the mutT gene encoding 8-oxo-dGTP diphosphatase MutT, producing MFRADGRWPAAEQGLDPYPIWIAEVMLQQTQLQVVLPYWQRWMQAFPKLEVLAAASEQQVLLLWQGLGYYSRARRLHATSRLLLTELQRHQRDGNDPMPFSDWPFDPEIWLALPGIGRSTAGGILSSAFNSPRAILDGNVRRVLARLHAHPVPPIRAQAQFWAWSEELIDAVPGFSRDLNQALMDLGATVCTPRRPSCELCPWDAHCAAYAAGSPQQYPVKEAPRDIPFQVIGVGVVLNDAAEVLIDQRLNEGLLGGLWEFPGGKQEPDEVITETIRRELREELAIEVSVDNKLITVDHAYSHKKLRFEVYLCRWLSGDPQPLASQQVRWVKPSNLADYPFPAANGRIIAALLERLG from the coding sequence ATGTTCAGGGCAGATGGTCGCTGGCCTGCGGCTGAGCAAGGTCTTGATCCTTACCCGATCTGGATTGCTGAGGTGATGCTGCAGCAAACGCAGTTGCAGGTTGTCCTCCCTTATTGGCAGCGATGGATGCAGGCTTTCCCCAAACTTGAGGTGCTTGCTGCGGCGTCGGAGCAGCAGGTCTTGTTGCTTTGGCAGGGTCTTGGTTACTACTCACGTGCCCGTCGTTTGCACGCAACATCTCGGTTGCTGCTCACTGAATTGCAGCGACATCAACGGGATGGAAACGATCCGATGCCTTTCAGTGATTGGCCTTTCGACCCGGAGATCTGGCTGGCATTGCCCGGTATCGGCCGCAGCACAGCGGGTGGCATCTTGTCGTCGGCCTTTAATAGCCCTCGGGCGATCCTCGACGGCAATGTGCGTCGGGTGCTGGCCAGGTTGCATGCCCATCCAGTGCCTCCAATCCGAGCGCAGGCTCAGTTTTGGGCCTGGAGCGAAGAGTTGATTGATGCCGTTCCAGGCTTCAGCCGTGATCTCAATCAGGCCCTAATGGATCTTGGTGCCACGGTCTGTACCCCACGTCGTCCTTCCTGTGAGCTTTGTCCCTGGGATGCGCACTGTGCTGCTTACGCTGCCGGTTCTCCTCAGCAGTACCCCGTGAAAGAGGCACCACGTGACATCCCCTTTCAAGTGATTGGTGTGGGTGTGGTCCTCAACGACGCAGCTGAGGTTCTGATCGATCAGCGCCTGAATGAGGGCCTGCTGGGCGGTCTATGGGAATTTCCAGGGGGCAAGCAGGAGCCTGATGAAGTCATCACAGAAACCATCCGACGTGAGTTGCGGGAAGAGCTGGCCATTGAAGTCAGCGTTGACAACAAGCTGATCACGGTGGATCACGCCTACAGCCACAAAAAGCTTCGCTTTGAGGTTTATCTCTGTCGTTGGCTTTCTGGAGATCCCCAACCTCTAGCCAGTCAGCAGGTGCGCTGGGTGAAACCGTCCAACCTCGCTGATTACCCCTTCCCTGCCGCGAATGGGCGCATCATCGCGGCCCTGCTTGAGCGGCTTGGTTGA
- a CDS encoding carbohydrate kinase produces MSDSAPQVLCLGEALVDRLGPLGCDPALAAPVDCDDRLGGAPANVACALARLGTSVAFIGRLGADVIGKNFQEMLGNRGVDLRGLQIDPQRPSRVVLVRRDSTGERVFQGFAGDRGEGFADQALNQSSLDPIWCALAAEARWLLIGTIPLATEDSAATLRSAVSQAERNGVQIALDVNWRPTFWDPSADPVAGPSPHALALMQPFLEKAGLIKLAREEAEWLFCSSDPAEISASLPQQPDVLVTDGGHPVRWFMAGHKGSMTVLAPAQIVDTTGAGDAFTAGLLHQLVTLTPSTGQPLQLSAAVVEQVVRYAAACGALVCSGAGAIDPQPLPSMVVEFLDQLDS; encoded by the coding sequence ATGTCTGATTCCGCTCCGCAGGTGCTGTGTCTTGGTGAAGCCCTCGTTGATCGGCTCGGACCACTGGGGTGTGACCCTGCCTTGGCTGCTCCAGTGGATTGTGATGACCGTCTTGGTGGCGCTCCTGCCAATGTGGCTTGCGCGTTGGCCCGGCTTGGAACATCGGTCGCCTTCATCGGTCGACTAGGTGCCGATGTCATCGGTAAAAACTTTCAGGAGATGTTGGGCAATCGCGGTGTTGATTTGCGTGGTCTCCAGATTGATCCGCAACGCCCCAGCCGCGTGGTGCTTGTGCGCCGTGATTCCACTGGAGAGCGTGTCTTTCAGGGATTTGCGGGCGACCGTGGCGAGGGCTTTGCCGATCAGGCTTTGAATCAGAGCAGTCTTGATCCGATCTGGTGTGCTTTGGCAGCGGAAGCTCGCTGGCTGTTGATCGGCACCATTCCTCTGGCGACAGAGGACTCTGCGGCAACCTTGCGCTCTGCGGTCAGTCAGGCAGAGCGGAATGGAGTGCAGATTGCCCTCGATGTGAACTGGCGGCCCACATTCTGGGATCCCTCAGCGGACCCGGTGGCAGGTCCTTCCCCGCATGCGCTGGCTCTGATGCAACCCTTTCTTGAGAAAGCTGGATTGATCAAACTGGCGAGGGAAGAAGCGGAGTGGCTGTTTTGCAGCAGTGATCCCGCAGAGATCAGCGCTTCGTTGCCTCAGCAGCCGGATGTGCTGGTGACTGACGGCGGTCATCCGGTGCGGTGGTTCATGGCCGGCCACAAGGGTTCGATGACGGTTCTGGCACCGGCTCAGATTGTTGATACCACAGGTGCTGGAGACGCTTTCACGGCAGGACTGCTGCATCAACTGGTGACACTGACCCCGTCAACTGGCCAGCCACTTCAGCTCAGTGCAGCTGTGGTGGAACAGGTTGTGCGCTATGCGGCAGCCTGCGGAGCGCTGGTTTGTTCCGGTGCCGGGGCGATCGATCCGCAACCTTTGCCCAGCATGGTTGTGGAGTTTCTCGATCAACTCGACTCCTGA
- the tsaE gene encoding tRNA (adenosine(37)-N6)-threonylcarbamoyltransferase complex ATPase subunit type 1 TsaE codes for MKDLEATRALGRYLVQQPERPSLLLLEGTLGAGKTSLVQGIASAIGIDEPITSPTFALAQHYPQGQPPLVHLDLYRLELPTAADDLFLQEEEEAMGMGAILVVEWSERLSLALPEAWRVKLTHRSEGGRLATLNKSDQIRTQTHQESS; via the coding sequence TTGAAGGACCTGGAGGCCACACGAGCCCTGGGCAGGTATCTGGTGCAACAGCCTGAACGTCCATCGCTGCTGCTGCTTGAGGGCACTCTGGGTGCAGGCAAAACCTCACTGGTGCAAGGTATTGCCTCTGCGATAGGCATCGACGAACCGATCACCAGCCCAACCTTTGCCCTTGCTCAGCACTACCCCCAGGGGCAACCACCACTGGTTCACTTGGATCTCTACAGGCTGGAGTTACCAACAGCGGCGGATGACCTATTCCTTCAGGAAGAGGAAGAAGCGATGGGGATGGGAGCCATCCTGGTTGTGGAATGGTCGGAACGACTCAGCCTTGCACTGCCGGAAGCCTGGCGAGTGAAGCTGACTCACCGGAGCGAGGGAGGCAGGCTGGCAACACTGAACAAAAGCGATCAGATCAGAACACAGACCCATCAGGAGTCGAGTTGA
- the ahcY gene encoding adenosylhomocysteinase has translation MVAAPTSAAELKLGVDCVIADINQADFGRKELDIAETEMPGLMALRKKYGSEKPLKGARIAGSLHMTIQTAVLIETLVELGADVRWASCNIFSTQDHAAAAIAAKGIPVFAVKGETLEEYWEYTHRILEWGDGGSPNMILDDGGDATGLVMLGSKAEQDITVLDNPSNEEETYLFASIKKKLAQDSSFYSRTKAQIQGVTEETTTGVARLYKMQKSGELPFPAINVNDSVTKSKFDNLYGCRESLVDSIKRATDVMVAGKQALVIGYGDVGKGSAQSLRGLGATVCIAEVDPICALQAAMEGYRVVRLEDVVEDMDIFVTATGNYQVIRNEHLVKMKDEAIVCNIGHFDNEIDVASLKNYEWENIKPQVDHITLPSGNKIILLAEGRLVNLGCATGHPSFVMSNSFTNQVLAQIEIFTKGKEYGKEVYVLPKHLDEMVARLHLGRIGAQLTELSKDQADYINVPVQGPYKPDHYRY, from the coding sequence ATGGTGGCAGCGCCCACGTCCGCGGCTGAGCTGAAGCTTGGCGTCGATTGCGTCATTGCTGATATCAACCAGGCTGATTTCGGCCGCAAGGAACTCGATATCGCCGAGACCGAGATGCCTGGCCTGATGGCATTGCGCAAAAAATATGGCAGCGAAAAGCCCCTGAAGGGCGCCCGCATCGCCGGGTCTTTGCACATGACGATCCAGACCGCGGTTCTGATTGAAACGCTGGTTGAGCTTGGCGCCGACGTGCGTTGGGCTTCCTGCAATATTTTCTCGACGCAGGACCACGCAGCAGCTGCGATTGCAGCCAAGGGAATCCCCGTGTTCGCGGTGAAGGGCGAAACCCTGGAGGAATACTGGGAATACACCCACCGCATCCTCGAGTGGGGTGATGGTGGTTCACCCAACATGATTCTCGATGACGGTGGCGACGCCACCGGTCTGGTGATGTTGGGCAGCAAGGCAGAGCAGGACATCACTGTTCTCGACAACCCTTCGAATGAGGAAGAGACCTACCTCTTCGCGTCCATCAAGAAGAAGCTTGCTCAGGATTCCAGTTTCTACAGCCGCACCAAAGCGCAGATTCAGGGTGTCACTGAGGAAACCACCACGGGTGTGGCTCGTCTCTACAAGATGCAGAAGAGTGGCGAGTTGCCATTCCCTGCCATCAACGTCAACGACTCGGTCACCAAGAGCAAATTCGACAACCTCTACGGTTGCCGCGAATCACTGGTTGACAGCATTAAGCGTGCCACCGACGTGATGGTTGCTGGCAAGCAGGCGTTGGTGATCGGCTATGGCGATGTGGGCAAGGGTTCCGCTCAGTCCTTGCGTGGACTGGGAGCAACTGTGTGCATTGCTGAGGTGGATCCCATCTGTGCCTTGCAGGCAGCCATGGAGGGCTATCGCGTCGTCCGTCTGGAGGATGTTGTCGAAGACATGGACATCTTCGTCACTGCCACCGGCAACTATCAGGTGATCCGCAATGAGCACTTGGTGAAGATGAAGGATGAGGCGATCGTCTGCAACATCGGTCATTTCGATAATGAAATTGATGTTGCTTCACTCAAGAATTATGAGTGGGAAAACATCAAGCCTCAGGTTGATCACATCACCCTGCCCAGTGGTAACAAGATCATCTTGCTGGCTGAGGGGCGTCTGGTGAATCTGGGCTGCGCCACAGGTCACCCCAGCTTCGTGATGAGTAACTCTTTCACTAACCAGGTGCTGGCGCAGATTGAGATCTTCACCAAGGGTAAAGAGTACGGAAAGGAGGTCTACGTTCTGCCGAAACATCTCGACGAGATGGTGGCTCGCTTGCACCTTGGTCGTATCGGTGCCCAGCTCACCGAGCTCAGCAAGGATCAGGCCGATTACATCAATGTGCCGGTTCAAGGTCCCTACAAGCCTGATCATTACCGCTACTGA
- a CDS encoding DedA family protein yields MGLTEFVTQLPDWIGQAVEANPWAGYAAIFAAMFLENLFPPIPSELIMPLGGFYVQQGQLQLIPVVIAGLLGTVLGALPWYGIGRLINEERIEQWLSRHGRWIGISPEELSRSRRWFSRYGTALVFWGRLVPGIRTLISVPAGIELMPITPFLLWTTAGSLIWTLLLTVAGMVLGEGYSNVEVWIDPVSKVIKVMLVVAVLAGGIWLGLRIWRRRQSAD; encoded by the coding sequence ATGGGGCTCACCGAATTTGTAACCCAACTGCCCGATTGGATTGGCCAAGCCGTAGAAGCCAATCCCTGGGCGGGATATGCCGCAATCTTTGCGGCCATGTTCCTGGAGAATCTGTTCCCTCCCATTCCCTCTGAGTTGATCATGCCTCTCGGAGGCTTTTATGTGCAGCAGGGCCAGCTTCAGCTGATTCCCGTGGTGATTGCGGGCCTGTTGGGAACCGTCCTCGGCGCTTTGCCCTGGTATGGGATTGGCCGCTTGATCAATGAAGAACGCATTGAGCAGTGGCTCAGTCGACATGGTCGCTGGATCGGTATTAGCCCTGAGGAGTTGTCTCGCAGCCGACGTTGGTTCAGCCGTTATGGAACTGCCCTGGTGTTTTGGGGGCGACTGGTGCCAGGCATTCGCACACTGATTTCAGTGCCTGCTGGCATTGAGTTAATGCCGATCACGCCATTTTTGCTCTGGACCACGGCAGGCAGTCTGATCTGGACCCTGTTGCTGACTGTCGCCGGCATGGTGCTTGGCGAGGGCTATAGCAACGTGGAGGTCTGGATCGATCCGGTCAGCAAGGTCATCAAGGTGATGTTGGTGGTCGCCGTTCTCGCTGGGGGGATCTGGTTGGGTCTTCGGATTTGGAGGCGACGTCAGTCCGCCGATTGA
- a CDS encoding single-stranded DNA-binding protein, whose protein sequence is MGVNSVTLVGRAGRDPEVRYFESGSMVANLTIAVNRRSRDDEPDWFNLEIWGKQAQVAADYVKKGSLLGIIGSFKLDRWNDRNSGEERCKPVVRVDRLELLGSKRDNQEAGGNFGGGSPSDEEVPF, encoded by the coding sequence ATGGGTGTCAACTCCGTGACTTTGGTCGGCCGTGCCGGCCGTGATCCAGAAGTCAGGTATTTCGAATCAGGAAGCATGGTGGCGAACCTCACCATCGCCGTGAACCGCCGCAGCCGCGACGACGAGCCCGACTGGTTCAATCTGGAAATCTGGGGAAAACAGGCTCAGGTGGCAGCGGACTACGTGAAGAAGGGTTCCCTGCTCGGCATCATCGGTAGCTTCAAGCTGGACCGCTGGAACGACCGCAACAGTGGCGAAGAGCGCTGCAAACCCGTGGTTCGGGTTGATCGACTGGAACTTCTGGGCTCGAAGCGAGACAACCAGGAAGCAGGCGGCAATTTCGGAGGCGGAAGCCCCAGCGACGAAGAAGTGCCCTTCTGA